From one Pedobacter faecalis genomic stretch:
- a CDS encoding amino acid permease yields MSLFKKKPMHLLLAEADETSKGLKRTLSAGALVALGIGAIIGAGLFVRTAAAAAQNAGPSVTIGFVIAAIGCALAGLCYAELSSSIPISGSAYTYTYATMGEIMAWVIGWDLVLEYAVGAATVGIAWSEYLNKLLVEVLHVAPIPYEWCHSPLQTSLDGTSGIMNLPALFIVTLLSFLLIKGTSESAFVNGLIVITKVSIVILIIVLGWGFVNAANHTPYIPPAGEYVDSAGISHSFGGIMGILGAAGTVFFAFIGFDAVSTAAQETKNPKTAMPIGILGSLAVCTLLYILFAHVLTGIAPVEFFRTKGGEASVVAAISEYMTGYGWLAQLVTVAILAGFSSVILVMLLGQSRVFYSMSRDGLLPKIFSDLHSKYKTPYKANLFILILVGLFAAFVPGDVVGDMTSIGTLFAFMLVCVAVIILRKTDPDLPRQFKTPWVPVIPILGVLVCGAMIFGLGWTNWLRLFGWLALGFVIYFGYSRKHSVLNNTGKTVIPKDPPAPKLD; encoded by the coding sequence ATGAGTTTATTTAAGAAAAAACCCATGCATCTGCTGCTTGCGGAAGCAGACGAGACGAGCAAGGGTTTGAAACGTACCTTAAGTGCGGGTGCTTTGGTGGCCTTGGGTATTGGGGCGATTATTGGTGCCGGCTTATTTGTACGCACCGCGGCCGCTGCGGCACAAAACGCGGGTCCTTCAGTTACGATTGGTTTTGTGATCGCTGCAATAGGCTGCGCGCTTGCCGGCTTATGCTATGCGGAACTGTCTTCATCTATCCCAATTTCGGGAAGTGCCTATACCTACACCTACGCCACCATGGGCGAGATTATGGCTTGGGTAATTGGCTGGGACCTTGTGCTTGAGTACGCTGTTGGGGCAGCTACTGTAGGTATTGCCTGGAGCGAATACTTAAATAAACTGCTGGTAGAGGTATTGCACGTTGCACCCATACCTTATGAATGGTGCCATTCGCCGTTGCAGACCTCCCTTGACGGCACATCGGGTATTATGAACCTCCCGGCGCTATTTATCGTGACATTGCTGAGCTTCCTGCTGATTAAAGGAACATCTGAATCTGCCTTCGTAAACGGGCTGATCGTGATTACCAAGGTGAGCATCGTGATATTGATCATCGTTTTAGGCTGGGGTTTTGTGAATGCGGCAAATCATACGCCTTATATCCCGCCTGCTGGTGAGTACGTTGACAGTGCCGGTATCAGTCACTCTTTTGGCGGCATCATGGGTATTCTTGGAGCGGCAGGAACAGTGTTCTTCGCCTTTATCGGTTTTGACGCGGTGAGTACTGCTGCTCAGGAGACAAAGAATCCAAAGACTGCTATGCCGATAGGTATCTTGGGCTCTCTTGCTGTATGTACATTGCTTTATATCCTGTTTGCTCATGTCCTTACAGGGATCGCACCAGTCGAGTTCTTTAGAACAAAAGGTGGTGAAGCATCCGTAGTAGCGGCGATAAGCGAATACATGACCGGTTACGGCTGGCTTGCGCAACTGGTAACAGTAGCGATACTTGCCGGGTTTTCTTCAGTTATCCTTGTTATGCTCCTCGGGCAGAGCCGGGTATTTTATTCAATGAGCCGTGATGGTTTGCTGCCAAAGATATTCAGCGACCTTCACAGTAAATATAAAACCCCGTACAAAGCAAACCTCTTTATATTGATCCTGGTGGGGCTTTTCGCTGCTTTTGTACCAGGCGATGTAGTTGGCGATATGACGAGCATTGGTACCTTGTTTGCGTTTATGCTGGTATGCGTAGCGGTGATCATTTTAAGGAAAACTGATCCTGATTTGCCACGCCAGTTTAAGACGCCATGGGTACCCGTAATTCCTATACTAGGCGTTCTGGTGTGTGGTGCAATGATATTTGGCCTTGGGTGGACCAACTGGTTAAGACTTTTCGGATGGCTTGCTCTGGGCTTTGTGATTTATTTTGGTTACAGCCGCAAGCACTCTGTGCTAAATAATACAGGTAAAACGGTAATACCTAAAGACCCACCTGCGCCGAAACTGGATTAA
- a CDS encoding MarC family protein, translated as MNFSFSQILSTSMILFAIIDILGSIPVVIELRKKAGHIQSEKAAIVATILMIIFLFAGESLLKVIGLDVASFAIAGSFVIFFIAMEMVLGLTIFKEGDAPETVSIVPLAFPLIAGAGTMTTLLSLKTEYATQNIIVGIVVNMLFVYFVLKNTNRIERLLGKSGLNVLRKAFGIILLAIAIKLFRNNTGL; from the coding sequence ATGAATTTTAGTTTTAGTCAGATATTATCTACTTCAATGATCCTCTTTGCTATCATTGATATATTGGGCTCCATCCCTGTGGTTATTGAACTTAGGAAAAAAGCGGGGCATATACAGTCTGAGAAGGCGGCCATAGTGGCAACGATATTAATGATCATCTTCTTGTTTGCGGGCGAATCGTTACTTAAAGTGATTGGGCTTGACGTGGCTTCATTTGCGATTGCCGGTTCATTTGTCATCTTCTTTATTGCGATGGAAATGGTATTAGGTCTTACCATCTTCAAGGAAGGCGACGCACCTGAAACAGTATCTATTGTTCCTCTGGCCTTCCCTTTAATTGCCGGGGCAGGAACCATGACTACCCTGCTTTCACTTAAGACAGAGTATGCGACTCAAAACATCATTGTCGGAATTGTAGTAAATATGCTTTTTGTGTATTTTGTTCTTAAGAATACAAACCGTATTGAGCGGCTGCTTGGAAAATCTGGTTTGAACGTACTCAGAAAGGCCTTTGGCATCATACTGCTTGCCATAGCGATCAAACTGTTCAGGAATAACACCGGCCTGTAA
- a CDS encoding RsmB/NOP family class I SAM-dependent RNA methyltransferase, producing MKIHHQLRAFQQILERYQGDIPLHRFLFGYYKQNKQMGSSDRRWATRYIYSYFRLGNALATRSQNLRLAVADFLCNDTPSLIVESELPFYVDQMKSALHDKFNLLTETFPDFNLQDVFRFQEHLSAGVDRAAFAASHFIQPDLFIRVKRSYMPQVLNELLAHEVPFRELSETTVALPNGTKLEQILTDQALFEVQDLSSQETGKYFEPGKWEYWWDCCAASGGKSLLLHDSEPTVQLLVSDLRSSSLDNLEERFRAAGIKTYQKKVLDLLQNNEQVLHHYEFDGIILDAPCSGSGTWGRTPEMLHYFDANKIEAFAALQRAIATNVCKYLKAGAPLIYITCSAFMQENETSVKWLTENLPLSLEKAEVIKGYDHKADTMFVARLIKTEA from the coding sequence ATGAAAATCCACCACCAGTTACGGGCATTTCAGCAGATTTTAGAACGCTACCAGGGCGACATCCCTTTGCATCGCTTTCTCTTCGGTTATTACAAGCAAAATAAGCAAATGGGCTCTTCCGACAGACGTTGGGCCACACGCTATATTTACAGCTATTTTAGATTGGGTAATGCCTTGGCCACACGAAGTCAAAATCTAAGGCTGGCTGTCGCCGATTTTCTGTGCAATGACACACCCAGTCTGATCGTTGAAAGCGAGCTGCCTTTTTACGTCGACCAAATGAAGTCTGCTCTCCATGATAAGTTCAATCTGCTCACTGAAACCTTCCCGGATTTCAATCTGCAAGACGTCTTCCGTTTTCAGGAACACTTAAGTGCCGGTGTGGATCGAGCGGCTTTTGCGGCGTCGCATTTTATACAGCCTGATCTTTTCATACGCGTTAAACGTAGCTACATGCCACAGGTGCTCAACGAACTATTAGCACACGAGGTGCCCTTCCGGGAGCTATCTGAAACGACAGTGGCGTTGCCAAATGGTACCAAGCTAGAGCAGATATTGACGGATCAGGCGCTCTTCGAGGTGCAGGATTTATCTTCTCAGGAAACGGGCAAATATTTCGAACCTGGCAAGTGGGAATACTGGTGGGACTGCTGTGCGGCATCGGGGGGCAAATCGCTTCTTCTGCACGATTCAGAACCTACCGTTCAATTACTGGTAAGCGACCTGCGTTCCAGTAGTCTTGACAACCTGGAAGAACGCTTTCGCGCCGCAGGTATCAAAACGTATCAGAAAAAGGTACTTGATCTCCTGCAAAATAACGAGCAGGTTCTGCATCATTACGAATTTGACGGGATCATCCTGGATGCGCCGTGTTCAGGCTCCGGAACATGGGGGCGTACACCCGAAATGCTCCATTACTTCGATGCCAATAAGATCGAGGCATTTGCAGCGCTGCAAAGGGCGATCGCGACCAACGTTTGTAAATACCTCAAAGCGGGCGCCCCGTTGATTTATATCACGTGTTCTGCATTCATGCAGGAAAATGAAACTTCAGTAAAGTGGCTCACTGAAAACCTTCCGCTTTCCCTTGAAAAGGCAGAAGTCATTAAAGGCTATGACCACAAAGCCGATACCATGTTTGTTGCCCGACTGATCAAAACCGAGGCATAG
- a CDS encoding ABC transporter substrate-binding protein, producing the protein MCLLISACSPKVQQAENKPAQVGAQKKVIEAKPVEKFTQAKIALLVPFRLESVNLRTATKADVDRSAMAIDFYQGFKLGVDSAASSGLNFTLNVHDTGDSQAQLERLITTGQLRSANLIVGPVFPDGLRHLKNYSVDRGIPIVNPLAATHPAEFNNPNLISIVNNIDQHAAKIVNYIVKRYDPANTVVVLISRKDPDDEIMATPLRMLFLSKGSKFSFQEYASVFTMETKLIKQKKYVVIVSSSARDFVAPTIDKLVKMKNVGLNVDLYGHPDWVKQNYTVDKLQLLRTAVTSSYRVNYTDPRVNQFVKKYRALYQFEPDEFAFKGFDIGFYFGKMLSKYGTDYAKHLSAEKYTGLHNRFVFDLDEALGYMNTSLMLLRYQNYQLSELE; encoded by the coding sequence TTGTGCCTATTAATATCTGCGTGTTCACCGAAAGTTCAGCAGGCAGAAAATAAACCGGCACAGGTTGGCGCGCAAAAAAAGGTAATTGAAGCTAAACCAGTAGAGAAGTTTACGCAGGCAAAGATCGCCTTGCTGGTACCTTTCAGGCTTGAATCTGTGAATCTTCGTACGGCTACCAAAGCAGATGTCGATAGATCTGCCATGGCTATCGACTTTTACCAGGGATTCAAACTTGGGGTCGACTCAGCAGCCTCGTCTGGGCTTAATTTCACGCTGAATGTACATGACACGGGCGACAGTCAGGCCCAGCTTGAACGCTTGATCACCACGGGTCAGTTAAGGTCTGCGAATCTGATCGTCGGACCGGTGTTTCCCGATGGGCTTAGGCATCTAAAGAACTACAGCGTAGACAGGGGCATTCCTATCGTCAATCCGCTGGCGGCAACGCACCCGGCAGAGTTCAACAACCCTAACCTGATTTCCATTGTGAACAACATAGATCAGCACGCAGCCAAAATCGTCAATTATATCGTTAAGCGGTATGATCCGGCAAATACGGTTGTGGTATTGATTAGCCGGAAGGATCCTGACGACGAGATTATGGCTACGCCGCTTAGGATGCTTTTCCTATCAAAAGGTAGTAAGTTTTCTTTTCAGGAGTACGCTTCGGTATTCACCATGGAAACCAAGCTCATCAAGCAAAAAAAATATGTCGTTATTGTCAGTTCTTCAGCACGCGACTTCGTCGCTCCAACAATCGACAAGCTTGTAAAAATGAAAAATGTCGGGCTCAACGTCGACTTGTATGGGCATCCCGATTGGGTTAAACAGAACTATACTGTCGATAAGCTCCAGCTCCTGCGCACGGCTGTTACTTCATCTTACCGGGTCAACTACACCGATCCGAGGGTTAACCAGTTTGTGAAGAAGTATCGTGCCCTTTACCAGTTTGAGCCAGATGAATTCGCTTTTAAAGGTTTTGACATCGGGTTCTATTTTGGGAAGATGCTGTCTAAATACGGCACCGACTATGCAAAACATTTGTCTGCGGAAAAATATACCGGACTGCACAACCGGTTCGTATTTGACCTTGATGAAGCACTCGGATATATGAATACAAGCCTGATGCTTTTACGGTATCAGAACTACCAGTTAAGCGAGCTTGAATGA
- the guaA gene encoding glutamine-hydrolyzing GMP synthase, with translation MLEKIIILDFGSQYTQLIARRVRELNVYCEIHPFNNVPEIGADVKGVILSGSPYSVRQEDAPQISLEMFHKKFPVLAVCYGAQYIAQHSGGEVQPSSTREYGRAHLNYIASENKLFKNIPAESQVWMSHGDTITKVPDNFELIASTSSVRVAAYQVKDSDTYAIQFHPEVTHSTDGRQLLQNFLVDICGCKQEWTADAFVETTIASLRQKLGDDKVVLALSGGVDSSVAAILLHKAIGKNLHCIFVDNGLLRKGEYEAVLEQYKHLGLNIKGVDAKERFLGQLAGVKDPELKRKAIGRVFIEVFDDEAHLVKDVIWLAQGTIYPDVIESVSVKGPSATIKSHHNVGGLPDFMKLKVVEPLNTLFKDEVRRVGRSLGLEDFIIGRHPFPGPGLAIRILGEVTAEKVAILQEADAIYINNLKEAGLYDNVWQAGAIFLPVQSVGVMGDERTYENVICLRAVESVDGMTADWCHLPYNVLAKISNEIINKVKGINRVVYDISSKPPATIEWE, from the coding sequence ATGCTAGAAAAAATCATCATTCTCGATTTTGGTTCCCAATATACACAGTTAATAGCCAGGAGAGTACGCGAGTTAAATGTTTATTGCGAAATTCATCCATTCAACAATGTTCCAGAGATAGGTGCCGATGTTAAAGGTGTCATCCTGTCCGGTAGCCCATATTCGGTAAGACAGGAAGATGCACCTCAGATCAGTCTGGAAATGTTCCATAAAAAGTTTCCGGTATTGGCCGTTTGTTACGGTGCGCAATACATCGCTCAGCATTCCGGAGGCGAGGTTCAGCCTTCATCAACCAGGGAATATGGTCGTGCACATTTAAACTATATTGCATCAGAAAACAAACTCTTCAAGAATATCCCTGCAGAGTCGCAGGTTTGGATGTCTCACGGCGACACCATCACCAAGGTGCCTGATAACTTTGAGCTGATCGCCAGCACAAGCAGTGTAAGAGTTGCAGCATACCAGGTCAAAGATTCCGATACCTATGCCATACAGTTCCACCCTGAAGTTACACATAGTACAGATGGAAGGCAGCTTCTGCAAAATTTCCTTGTCGACATCTGCGGATGTAAGCAGGAGTGGACAGCAGATGCATTCGTGGAAACAACCATTGCATCACTTCGTCAGAAACTGGGCGATGATAAGGTAGTGCTCGCATTGTCTGGAGGGGTAGACTCCAGTGTGGCGGCTATCCTGTTGCACAAAGCGATCGGTAAAAACCTGCATTGTATTTTCGTCGACAACGGTTTGCTCCGTAAGGGCGAATATGAAGCGGTTTTAGAACAATACAAGCATCTTGGATTGAACATTAAAGGTGTCGACGCTAAAGAGCGTTTCTTGGGGCAGCTTGCCGGCGTTAAAGATCCCGAATTAAAGCGCAAGGCTATCGGCCGGGTATTCATCGAGGTATTTGATGACGAGGCTCACCTTGTTAAAGACGTGATTTGGCTGGCGCAGGGAACCATCTATCCGGATGTAATTGAGTCGGTCTCTGTTAAAGGTCCATCTGCAACGATCAAGTCGCATCACAACGTGGGTGGCTTACCTGATTTCATGAAACTCAAGGTGGTAGAACCCCTAAATACACTCTTCAAAGACGAAGTCAGAAGGGTAGGACGTTCGTTAGGATTGGAAGACTTTATCATTGGACGTCATCCTTTCCCTGGTCCGGGCCTGGCCATTAGAATATTGGGCGAAGTAACAGCTGAGAAAGTAGCCATTCTGCAAGAGGCTGACGCCATTTACATCAATAATCTGAAAGAAGCCGGACTATATGACAACGTTTGGCAGGCGGGGGCCATCTTCCTGCCGGTTCAATCCGTGGGTGTGATGGGCGACGAGCGCACTTACGAAAATGTCATTTGCCTGCGTGCCGTCGAGTCTGTAGATGGCATGACGGCCGACTGGTGCCATCTTCCTTATAACGTACTCGCAAAGATCTCTAATGAGATTATTAATAAGGTAAAGGGAATCAATCGCGTAGTGTATGACATCAGTTCAAAGCCACCTGCTACTATTGAGTGGGAATAG
- a CDS encoding deoxycytidylate deaminase, whose protein sequence is MTEKPSFNHIFMNLASELALRSHCVRAHVGAVLAKDTRIISIGYNGPPAGTHNCDEEWPQTGCARDSRGSCSLALHAEENAILYAVKNGSKISGSTLYTTLSPCIACARLILSSGIKTVFYRDSYAEYKGLPSDEGVDFLERFGVEVIKFS, encoded by the coding sequence ATGACAGAAAAACCCAGTTTCAATCATATTTTTATGAACCTGGCCTCCGAGCTGGCCTTACGTTCACATTGCGTTCGTGCCCACGTGGGTGCCGTACTAGCAAAAGATACCAGGATCATATCAATCGGTTATAACGGACCTCCTGCCGGTACGCACAATTGCGATGAAGAGTGGCCTCAAACAGGCTGTGCGCGTGATTCCAGAGGCAGTTGCTCGCTGGCCCTTCATGCCGAAGAGAATGCCATTTTGTATGCGGTTAAAAACGGTTCAAAAATATCAGGGTCAACTCTATACACCACACTGTCGCCCTGCATCGCCTGTGCCAGGTTAATTTTATCCTCCGGGATAAAAACCGTGTTTTATCGGGATTCCTATGCAGAATATAAAGGGCTCCCAAGCGATGAAGGCGTGGATTTTTTAGAGCGGTTCGGCGTCGAGGTCATTAAATTTTCTTAA
- a CDS encoding MFS transporter: MSAENLQTKWGQFIPLVTVFFFWGFVAASNDILIPVFQKAFDLTQSQSQWVSLAFYIAYTVGSLIYAGISILIKKDIVNTIGYKNSLALGLVISAVGTLLFYPAANTGSFPLMLSGLFIVALGFSLQQTVANPLAIALGPISTGSQRLTLAGGINNFGTTIGPLIVSFAIFGASTNATSSISIESVKVPYLILGAAFIAVAIFLKLSPLPDRPPLVESTIEDASSIKGSALKYPQLVLGMIAIFVYVGVEVSTASNLPAYMERELGFEISDIAPYISLYWASMMIGRWTGAVEAFTDKVNIQKVLRFVAPYLAFCIFLGVNAIANHDLAPFYIYAAIILILIIADTASKGSPARMLLIFSFVGIAALLIGMFTTGMVSVYAITSVGLFCSTLWPCIFTLAVSGLGKHTSQGSSFLIMMIMGGGIVSYIQGYVSEFTGLQYSYIVGILCFAYLAFYAWKVSGILRSQGISFDKKVSGGH, encoded by the coding sequence ATGAGTGCAGAAAATTTACAAACAAAGTGGGGCCAGTTTATTCCTTTGGTCACGGTTTTCTTTTTTTGGGGCTTCGTTGCAGCTAGTAACGATATCCTGATACCCGTATTTCAGAAAGCTTTTGATCTAACCCAAAGTCAAAGCCAATGGGTTTCCCTGGCCTTTTATATCGCTTATACAGTGGGTTCATTAATCTATGCGGGAATATCTATACTTATTAAAAAAGATATCGTTAACACCATCGGTTACAAAAACTCATTAGCCCTCGGGCTGGTAATTTCTGCAGTAGGAACACTCCTGTTTTATCCGGCCGCGAATACGGGTTCATTCCCTTTGATGCTCTCAGGACTGTTTATCGTGGCCCTCGGCTTTTCGCTTCAGCAGACCGTTGCTAACCCATTGGCTATTGCGCTGGGTCCTATCTCTACCGGTTCTCAACGTCTGACGCTTGCCGGCGGTATCAACAACTTTGGTACTACGATAGGTCCGCTAATTGTAAGCTTCGCAATTTTCGGGGCCAGCACAAATGCTACGAGCTCAATCAGTATCGAAAGCGTAAAAGTACCTTACCTTATACTGGGCGCTGCCTTTATAGCGGTTGCTATCTTCTTAAAATTGTCACCGCTTCCCGATCGCCCGCCACTTGTAGAAAGCACCATCGAAGACGCATCGTCAATCAAAGGATCTGCGCTTAAATACCCACAGTTGGTACTCGGGATGATCGCAATCTTTGTATACGTGGGCGTTGAAGTATCTACCGCTAGTAATCTTCCTGCTTATATGGAGCGGGAACTTGGTTTCGAGATAAGTGACATTGCACCGTATATTTCACTCTATTGGGCCAGTATGATGATTGGTAGATGGACAGGTGCAGTAGAGGCGTTTACCGACAAAGTCAATATACAAAAAGTACTTCGTTTCGTAGCTCCATATCTGGCATTTTGCATCTTCCTTGGAGTCAATGCCATCGCAAATCATGATCTGGCACCCTTTTATATCTACGCTGCGATAATCCTTATACTGATCATTGCCGATACAGCCAGTAAAGGAAGTCCTGCAAGGATGCTCTTAATATTCTCATTTGTAGGGATCGCGGCGCTGCTAATAGGTATGTTTACCACCGGTATGGTCAGCGTCTACGCAATCACGAGTGTCGGTTTATTTTGCAGTACCCTTTGGCCGTGTATATTTACGCTGGCGGTAAGCGGCTTAGGTAAGCACACCAGCCAGGGAAGCAGCTTCCTGATCATGATGATCATGGGTGGAGGTATCGTGAGTTATATACAAGGGTACGTATCCGAGTTTACAGGGCTGCAGTACAGCTATATAGTGGGTATACTCTGTTTCGCATACCTGGCGTTTTATGCATGGAAAGTCAGTGGTATCCTGCGTAGCCAGGGTATCAGTTTTGACAAGAAGGTTTCAGGCGGACATTAA
- a CDS encoding LysE family translocator, which translates to MFEAILHGVGAGILFSFLTGPVFFSMIKTSIEKGFKAGFSLAVGVVLSDIIFISLTIFSTQFVDYNAAYNQYVSIIGGLFLFAIGLYYLIKKVEVNYSLSEVTRIKKRGYLLKGFFMCLLSPTTLMFWIMVGGIISMQLHYDFNEKILFFAVAMATQLLVDCVKTYYAARLRHKIEPHTIQLLNRIAGSVILIFALRLFFQVVIRG; encoded by the coding sequence ATGTTTGAGGCAATATTACATGGAGTAGGCGCTGGAATATTATTTTCGTTTTTAACTGGCCCCGTATTCTTCTCTATGATCAAAACGAGTATTGAAAAGGGTTTTAAAGCCGGTTTCTCGCTTGCAGTAGGTGTGGTTTTGAGCGATATTATCTTTATCTCTCTGACCATTTTCAGTACCCAGTTTGTTGACTATAATGCTGCTTATAATCAATATGTATCGATCATTGGCGGTCTTTTCCTGTTTGCGATAGGATTATATTATCTGATCAAAAAGGTGGAGGTTAATTACAGCTTAAGCGAAGTGACAAGGATTAAAAAACGTGGCTACTTGCTAAAGGGCTTTTTCATGTGTCTTTTATCCCCTACCACACTGATGTTCTGGATTATGGTGGGCGGAATAATATCGATGCAACTCCATTACGACTTCAACGAAAAAATACTCTTTTTTGCTGTTGCGATGGCTACACAATTGCTGGTTGACTGCGTGAAAACATATTATGCTGCGCGACTAAGACATAAGATCGAACCTCATACCATTCAGCTTTTGAACCGTATAGCCGGGAGCGTTATTCTTATCTTTGCTTTACGCCTTTTCTTCCAGGTAGTAATCAGGGGGTAA
- a CDS encoding class II glutamine amidotransferase has product MSDSIKHECGIAFIRLLKPLSYYQQKYGTALYGLNKLYLLMEKQHNRGQDGAGIATIKLDMKPGSRYISRYRSMAQNAVADIFGYVQNKFVPIQNEAPELMADAEWLKANVSFVGEVLLGHLRYGTHGKNSIENCHPFLRQNNWMTRNLVIAGNFNMTNVDELLEQLYELGQHPKEKADTVTVLEKIGHFLDDENQELFDSYKKEGLTNVEITQKISEHLDIANILRRSAKNWDGGYAISGIVGNGDAFVLRDPSGIRPAFYYHDDEIVIAASERPAIQTAFNIPFKSVKEIQPGHALIVKKSGKVTQEVFREPQEKRACSFERIYFSRGSDAEIYRERKHLGALLCGQILDAVQSDLKNTVFSFIPNTAEVSFYGMVEGLYAHIRQIQKEALLHRKDKLTDAELDELLSMTPRVEKLAIKDVKLRTFITQDADRQDMVAHVYDTTYGVIKNHTDTLVAIDDSIVRGTTLKQSIIKIIDRLHPKKIIIVSSAPQIRYPDCYGIDMSKMGQFVAFEAAIQLLNERGLSHIIEDVYQKCKASLLLPKEEIINHVKEIYEPFTQEEISAQITKIITPDNIDAEVQVIYQTLENLHVACPAHSGDWYFSGNYPTPGGNKVVNKAFVNWKEGNNQRAY; this is encoded by the coding sequence ATGAGTGATTCAATAAAACATGAATGCGGAATTGCTTTTATCCGCCTTTTAAAACCGCTCTCATACTACCAGCAAAAATACGGAACAGCGCTTTATGGCTTAAACAAGCTATATCTGCTCATGGAGAAGCAACACAATCGCGGGCAGGATGGTGCCGGTATTGCTACCATTAAGCTAGATATGAAGCCAGGTAGCCGCTATATCAGCCGTTACCGGTCTATGGCGCAAAATGCCGTAGCCGATATTTTTGGGTACGTTCAAAACAAGTTTGTGCCTATTCAAAATGAGGCACCGGAGTTGATGGCTGACGCGGAGTGGCTAAAAGCTAACGTAAGTTTTGTTGGAGAAGTTTTATTAGGTCACCTGCGGTATGGTACGCATGGTAAAAACAGTATAGAGAATTGTCATCCCTTTCTTCGCCAGAACAACTGGATGACCAGAAATCTTGTCATTGCCGGTAACTTCAACATGACCAATGTGGATGAACTGCTGGAGCAACTATACGAATTGGGTCAGCATCCAAAGGAAAAGGCCGATACGGTCACTGTATTAGAAAAGATCGGTCACTTTCTCGACGATGAAAATCAAGAGCTTTTTGATTCTTACAAGAAGGAAGGCTTGACTAACGTTGAAATAACACAAAAGATTTCAGAGCATCTGGACATCGCAAACATATTACGCCGTTCGGCGAAGAACTGGGATGGCGGCTACGCCATAAGTGGTATAGTAGGAAACGGCGATGCCTTTGTATTACGTGACCCTTCCGGCATCAGACCGGCGTTCTATTACCACGACGACGAGATTGTTATCGCGGCATCTGAACGCCCGGCAATCCAGACCGCCTTCAATATTCCGTTTAAATCCGTCAAAGAAATACAACCAGGCCATGCGCTTATCGTTAAAAAGAGCGGTAAAGTAACACAGGAGGTTTTCAGGGAACCTCAGGAAAAGCGCGCCTGTTCATTTGAGCGGATATATTTTTCAAGAGGCAGCGACGCAGAGATTTACCGGGAAAGAAAGCATCTGGGTGCGCTTTTGTGTGGGCAGATTCTGGATGCAGTGCAAAGCGATCTGAAAAATACGGTATTTTCTTTCATCCCTAATACTGCTGAGGTTTCATTTTACGGTATGGTAGAGGGGCTCTATGCCCATATCCGTCAGATTCAAAAAGAGGCTTTGCTGCATCGTAAGGATAAGCTTACAGACGCAGAACTCGATGAATTGCTGTCCATGACTCCCCGCGTCGAAAAACTGGCCATAAAGGATGTGAAATTGAGGACATTTATTACTCAGGATGCAGATCGGCAGGACATGGTCGCCCATGTTTATGATACGACTTACGGTGTAATTAAGAATCACACAGACACGTTGGTTGCGATAGACGACTCTATTGTTCGCGGTACCACCTTAAAGCAAAGCATCATCAAAATTATCGACCGCTTGCATCCAAAGAAGATCATTATCGTTTCCTCGGCTCCTCAAATCCGCTATCCGGATTGTTATGGGATTGACATGTCGAAAATGGGACAGTTTGTTGCTTTCGAAGCAGCAATACAATTGTTAAATGAACGGGGACTAAGCCATATCATTGAGGATGTTTATCAAAAATGTAAAGCCTCCCTGCTTCTTCCAAAAGAAGAAATTATCAACCACGTTAAAGAGATCTATGAGCCCTTTACTCAGGAAGAGATTTCTGCCCAAATCACTAAAATCATCACCCCTGACAATATAGACGCTGAAGTTCAGGTTATCTACCAGACTCTTGAAAATCTGCATGTGGCTTGTCCGGCACACTCCGGCGACTGGTATTTTTCAGGGAATTATCCCACTCCAGGCGGAAATAAAGTGGTAAATAAAGCTTTTGTCAACTGGAAAGAAGGAAATAACCAGCGGGCGTATTAA